The DNA sequence GAACTATTATGTACATGGATATCCTCCGGGAAGCATACATGACTTTTTGTACAAGCTTTTTGAAGTATGTTCAATTGAAACCATTAAAAAACAAGACTACGCTGGTAGAATTAAAAGACATATTGAAAATGATTTAGATTTTGAAGTATTTTATCTTAGGAAGCATGATGATCAAAAAAAAGCTAAAGAGGCACAAGATAGACTTGTCGCTTTTTTGCAAAAAAACAATATTACTTTACTTAATTTAGGAAGATTAGCGGCGGATGAGCGATTACTACAAAAATTTTATGAATCTAACCTGTATATGTTAAATGCAAAAAATGTCTCAGTTATTCTTTCGGGACAAAATGCGACATATACTAATATTTTAAAATCACAAAAACAACAATTGATAGAACGAGTTAACAAAAATTTAAACAATTATCTTAAAAATGAGCTTTTGGAAATAACCGATCCGTATGAAGACGCTAATGTTATGCTTGATCTTATAAATGCAGCTAAGATTACTGGTGGCATTGAGATTGAAAAAGATACCCTAGAATCTCTAATTAAAAAAAAGATTTTTTGTATCGACGATATTAATAAAGTCATGTGGGATGATAAAAAAATTATAGAAATCTTATATGCCAACAACAAAGTTTCATTCTCATGGAAAAATATTGTTTCTTATGCTGACAAAATATCTGATGGGCAAGTAGATGAAACATTATTCAGTTTTCTACAAAATAGTATTGAAAGCGGTACTCTACAAAAATATCCAGATAATGAAAATTTTGATAAAAAATTAGTGGATAAGTTGTTTTATAGTTTAATTAATGAGGAAAGTGACTATGTAGAAGAATATGATTTAACAAAATCATTAATGCTTTTATGCCCTCAATATAAATACCTTAGATCTGATTTTACAAAAATTGATGACAATAATCTTAGATTGATTATTGAACTAGAACGAATAGAATTAACTCCTACTCATTTTGAAAGAATATGGGAAAAAGGAAGTCATAATAATGCAATTGAACTAATAAAAAGGAATTTTGATTATTTTATAAAAAGAATTGATACCTATGATATAAATTCTGAACAATTAAAGAGCTTCCTTGATCAAAGCATCTTAATTGTCGAACAAAAAGAAAAAATACTTCAAAAATTAGATAGTTCTTTAATTAGCAACCAAGATGAAGCGAAATCTATTTATAGATTTTTAACATCAAATAAATTTAATAATTATTATAAATTTCATGCATGGATAATGCAAACGATATCTATGATTAACCATGGCAAGCTAAGCTTACAATTACTACTTTTAGAAATAAAATCTTTAAATGAAAAAGAATTAAGAGATGCTTTGATATTGATAAAACACGAAAAAGATGTTTATTATCATATCGCAACATATGGGAAGGATCTCAGGAGAAATGATATATATTTAGAGATTACTGACAATACAATGTTACTGATAACAGAACTTAAAAAGCGAAATATGATTTTAAATGTTATTGAACGTAAAAATTGTTATCGATTTAGTATTAAAATAAGAAATAAATTATAACTATTTGAAATGAAACAAAAAATAATTAAAAATAAGATTTTAGATATATTTTCATTCCTCCCTTTTGGAGGTGCAAAACAATCAGATAAAGAAGATTTCTTTACCTCTGAATATCTAATAATGGGTCATTTTACTTCATCCTTTTTACTAACTAATATTTTAAAAGAGGGTTTACAACCTCCAAGTGTTACAACTATTTTTAGTAATGCTGAACAAAGTAAACCAGGAGATGAAAAAAACATATATCTTATTGGACATATTGATGATATTTATAGTCAAAATGCTGTAAAAAAATATGGGGGAGAAGAAATATTGATTCTTGTGCAAATTAAAAGAGAAAATATAGAACTTGATGATTTCCTTAACCACTATTCTTCAAGAGGAATAATGACAAATTCACAAGAAGAGATTTATGAAGTTTTTTCACAAACTATAAGCCCAGAATGTTGTACAAAAATAGGCATTAGTCCTAACCAAATCATAGAAGTTTTAGATGTTAATAAAATAAGAAAACATACAAGAAACATAGTCCCGATAAAAAATAGAGTACACATGAACATGAATGATTTGTTACTCCATGGCATTAATATAGAAAAATTAAGATATGCCTACAAACATCATTGCATAGTATAAAGGATATGAATGCTTAAATCTGTAGGCGGAAAATATGAAGGCGTGTGGATAAACGAACTTAAAAATGGAGATGTAAGCTATTATATCAATTATCGAGATGCCGATGGTAAACCTACACGAACATTAGTTGGTAAAAAAACTTCTGCTAGTGATTTTACTGCTAGAGATGCATATGCAAAACTTATTGAAGTTAAATACAAATTACAGCACGAAGAAGCACCGAAAATATCTGCTGGTAGAGTTAAAAAAGTAAAATTTGATGATATTTGGGGTAAATACCTTGAATGGGCTAAAAATAATAAAAAAAGTTGGCAGACTGATTCATGGAATTATGAGAAACACTTAAAGCCATTTTTGGGAAATAGAGCAGTCAAAGAGATTAAAAGTACAGACTTCGAATCATTTAAAACTGAAATGGCTTCTAAAACAAACGCTAAGGGTGTAAAAATCTCAAACGCAACTGTAAAGCATCAGTTAGTGCTAGCTCGCCATATTGTCAACTATGCGCTCAAAAATGACCTAATCAAGGATTATACTAATCCTATCGCAAATGGTCGAGTTAGAATGCCTCAAATTGATAATGCAAGATTAGCTTTTTTAACAAAAGAACAGGCCAAAGAATTACTTGAAATATTGTGGACATTAGATCGACAAACTTATCATCTAACTAAAATTTTACTGCTTACTGGTGCACGTTTAGGCGAAGTCACATCACTTCGATGGCAAGATATTAATTTTGATACAAATACGATTTTCTTTAAGAAGACGAAACGAGGTAATGAAAGGCATATTTATATAAACGATAGTCTTATAGAAACTCTTAAAGAGCTATCAGAAAATCAAAAAAGTGATTTAATCATTAGCACTTCAACGGGAGGTCAATTACTTAAAATGCCAGCTCATTTTGATACGGCGATTGAAGCTGTGATACCAGGTAATAAAAATAAAGAGGCTAAACAAAAAATCACAGCTCATAGCTTGAGACATACTCATGCTAGTTGGCTCGCAATTAGTGGACTTGATATCTTACAAATTAAAGAGCAGTTAGGACATAAAACAATTGAAATGACAATGAGATATGCCCATTTGATACCAAACAAAAGACATGAAGCAACAAAAATGATTAATATCTAAAAATATCTAAAAACTTTTTATCCTAATGTTCGGTCAATAGAGCGTGCAGGTTGCGCTTTAGGACGACGAATATAATTCGATGCTCCATCTTTTGACAGATTATCTTGTTCTACAAAGCCAGAAGCATCAACCACTTGAAAGAAATATTCCCCATTAGGTTGTGTAACCTTCAAAACAAAAAGACCATTAATGGGTCCATCAACAAGGGTATAAGTTGTTTTGTTTTTAAGTAAAATCGCAAATTGTTTTGTGATTTTATAATATTTTTTTTCATATTTATAAGTTATTATTAAAAGCGAATCATAAGGAGTAGTAGAAGAATCATTAAAAACAAGTTCTTCTGCTATAAAGAACGCTATTTGATTTTCATCTAGGTTTGTAACTTCATATTCTTCAATTTCTAAATTTTCATTTTCCATTTACTTTGCTCCATTGGAGAGATGAATTAGCTTATCTAAGATGAGTATAGCATTTTTATCTTCTGTA is a window from the Sulfurospirillum oryzae genome containing:
- a CDS encoding tyrosine-type recombinase/integrase translates to MLKSVGGKYEGVWINELKNGDVSYYINYRDADGKPTRTLVGKKTSASDFTARDAYAKLIEVKYKLQHEEAPKISAGRVKKVKFDDIWGKYLEWAKNNKKSWQTDSWNYEKHLKPFLGNRAVKEIKSTDFESFKTEMASKTNAKGVKISNATVKHQLVLARHIVNYALKNDLIKDYTNPIANGRVRMPQIDNARLAFLTKEQAKELLEILWTLDRQTYHLTKILLLTGARLGEVTSLRWQDINFDTNTIFFKKTKRGNERHIYINDSLIETLKELSENQKSDLIISTSTGGQLLKMPAHFDTAIEAVIPGNKNKEAKQKITAHSLRHTHASWLAISGLDILQIKEQLGHKTIEMTMRYAHLIPNKRHEATKMINI